One segment of Tachyglossus aculeatus isolate mTacAcu1 chromosome 16, mTacAcu1.pri, whole genome shotgun sequence DNA contains the following:
- the C16H1orf216 gene encoding UPF0500 protein C1orf216 homolog produces the protein MDMLAVHPPDGPPFLGGKPPGNPPRTLQPDSNSNFVARAYDANENWSQGVDGALSQEASPPPPPSDNQAFLGNGPPPAPESALLSPPPEEVVRSPPEGAEGSRARPEKAGPGPSSAGSPLEDIGYSSSSLSIDSSPSPAYEVPGVLTSPVPESPEPDPLLPTLTAAVLHLQARERFKEWEKEKHHVHLVMYRRLALLQWIRGLQQRLVDQQARLQESYDTILDNRKELIRRLQQGTGPPQRSAQDSG, from the coding sequence ATGGACATGTTGGCGGTGCACCCCCCGGACGGGCCCCCCTTTCTGGGGGGGAAGCCCCCAGGAAACCCTCCCCGGACCCTGCAGCCGGACAGCAACTCCAATTTCGTGGCCAGGGCCTACGACGCCAACGAGAACTGGAGCCAGGGAGTGGACGGAGCCCTGAGCCAGGaggcgtctcctcctcctcctccttccgacAACCAGGCATTCCTGGGGAatgggccgccccccgcccccgagtccgccttgctctccccacctcctgaggAGGTGGTCCGGAGCCCTCCTGAGGGGGCCGAGGGGAGCAGGGCCCGGCCAGAGAAAGCCGGGCCCGGGCCTAGCTCAGCAGGCTCCCCACTGGAGGACATCGGTTACTCCAGCAGCTCCCTGAGCATCGACAGCAGCCCGAGTCCAGCCTACGAGGTGCCTGGGGTCCTCACCAGTCCGGTCCCGGAGTCCCCAGAGcccgaccccctcctccccaccctgacgGCGGCTGTCCTGCACCTGCAGGCCCGGGAGAGGTtcaaggagtgggagaaagagaagcatCACGTTCACCTGGTCATGTACCGTCGGCTGGCCCTGCTTCAGTGGATCCGCGGCCTGCAGCAGCGCCTGGTGGACCAGCAAGCCCGCCTGCAGGAGAGCTACGACACCATCCTGGACAACCGCAAGGAGCTCATCCGACGCCTGCAGCAGGGGACCGGCCCACCGCAACGCTCCGCTCAGGACAGCGGCTGA